From one Drosophila subpulchrella strain 33 F10 #4 breed RU33 chromosome 3L, RU_Dsub_v1.1 Primary Assembly, whole genome shotgun sequence genomic stretch:
- the LOC119554774 gene encoding uncharacterized protein LOC119554774 — translation MYKFLCLFALVALPIVWIQADCNVCQSNGASCINQTAYNLCFGGSEPNTNQTFICTDGLVCTDQPVICFQRSENPASCGDTDSCGQCAPNYTFACTSLNTFAFCFGAITPTNVTGSCPDGYFCDGSTQEICVTKTTDDSIICHKN, via the exons ATGTACAAGTTCTTATGTTTG TTTGCTTTGGTAGCTTTGCCAATCGTTTGGATCCAGGCAGACTGCAATGTATGTCAGTCGAATGGAGCATCCTGCATAAACCAGACCGCATATAACTTGTGCTTCGGTGGCAGTGAGCCGAATACCAACCAGACCTTCATCTGCACCGACGGCCTGGTGTGCACGGATCAGCCTGTGATTTGCTTCCAGCGTAGCGAGAATCCAGCCAGTTGTGGCGATACGGACAGCTGTGGCCAGTGTGCTCCCAATTACACCTTCGCCTGCACCTCGCTAAACACATTCGCCTTCTGCTTCGGcgctataacgcccacaaatgtCACGGGAAGCTGCCCTGATGGTTACTTTTGCGATGGCTCCACACAGGAGATATGCGTCACAAAGACTACTGATGATTCCATAATCTGCCACAAGAATTAA